The region TTACAGTCGCTGGGCATAGAAATACCTTTTACACAAGAATTAATATTCATACAGATTGGACAGAATTCTCATCTTTCCCAGCTATCCAAAAGGATTAAGTTTTCAATCTGGGATTTTTAAATTGCTGCTTCTTGCTTCTAAGGACAACCGGTTTCTGTGCTACAGTGAGCACAGTACTGGAACTGTTACTGCTTAAATCACAGCTGCAATTAGAAGCTCTGCATGCAGTTAGACTATCATTATGTTTGATGTGCAGATAGTAAAGGTCAGTGTCTCAAAGGTCCTACAATCTAAATAAACAAAGCTGACAAAGATATGTTTCTCATCCATTTACAGATAAGAAAGCAAAGTGACTAAATGACTCGAGTGAACTTCCAGTTCATTTGGAATtcagaacagaaatgaaatcTCTGGGGCTTCAATCTAGGTCAAAACAATCTTTCCTGTAGAGAAAAGTACGGTGCTTAATGTAGAAGTCTTAAtaagtaaatttttaaaatatatcccGAATATCTCAAGCACAGGAAGCGATGGTGATAGACATGTAGAAATATGTCTCCTAAGAAAATTCTGCTTTGCCGTTAACAGCAGATCAAACATCACACTAAATAGATATGACAACTCAGATGCTTAGGCTTAAGTTGCAACACTAAATTAAAACAGAATACCTTTAAATCCAGCCTAAAGCAAACGTTACAGTGCAGAAAACAGGAAACCAAAAGAACGCTTAAAACCCAAATAAGCGGTGTAAACGGTGATCGAGTTTACTTTTATGAAAACTTTGATAGAGGTTGTTCTCCTAGACAAAAAATGAAGGAATATATTATCTTCTGAAAGGTAGAAGTAGCTCTGAGTCATGGGGTTTTAACGGCAGTGAACAAATCCCTACCAATCCCCTCAGTGCACTCAGGGAAATACAGTCTATTtccctgttttcttcaaaatgtaatTAGCCCATGATGCTCCGAATGACACATCAATGGATGCCATAAATCTATAAAACCCTTACCCCAGAACAATCCAAAGCAGCAGTctgtccttttcttcccttttacaACGGGAAACAAGTATCATCAgattgattttgcttttttattatttattcagcTGAAGTAACAGgtagctcagctcagctctaCGTGAGTCACTGAAGATCACAGAGCAAATCCAAGGCAGAAGTGGGAGCGGAAGCTCCAAGGGCTGTGCCACAGAGAGGTGCCCAAATGCTGTTGCGTGGTCCTGGGAAGTGGGCTATGAGATTTCTCCCTTTCATCTCAAATCAGCCTCAGCTAGCATTTTGTAAGAGTTCAGCTTCTGCAAAGTTGGATTTCTGTATTGTCCAGTATGAAAAACCAAGCCAGAACTCCAGAATAAATTTTAATCTCAAGAACATGCATCTCTCTACTCTCATACTATTAATGTAtgatctgtttgttttggtttgtttttttaacaacttACTTGTTTTCCCCAGTTAAAGTAACATTAGATACATCCCCTAAAATTGGAGGCGGAGGtctgggaagaaaatacaaggCTATAGAATTTCATTTGCACTGGGGAGTCCGAGTCGAGCAGCAATACCTTCCCGGGTCAGAGCACAGCATAGATGGAGAAAAACAAGCCATGGAGGTAGGTGAGACTGTTCGTGGATTATGGCTTTTACTCAAGAAATCTGGCTTTTTAAGATACTGTTGCACACAAACTATTGGCTGGTTCTCCTATGAAACCCCAACAGAGGGAACAAAGAactgagaacaaaacaaagcagctccGGCCACGCTGCAGGGCAACCGGGCTGCACTTACAGCAACAAACCGCAGAGCAAACTGAACAAATGATTTGCCTTGGCTATTGTGTTACAGCTTCATATTGTCCACATAAGAGAAGATGCTTCGGGTatagaagaagcaaagaaatatgCAAATGGAGTGGCTGTGTTAGCATTCTTCATCAAGGTAAGAAGCCTAATCTTTAATTGCCCATCTCAAATCTCCCAGCGCTTTGGTGGAGTGGTTGTGTTGATGTTACAGCAGTTCGAGACCTGAGCCTCCCTGTCCTCTCAGGCATTCGGTGCCAGCACTTAGTTCCTTTACCCTTTTTATATTGTGCTTGCTGTTATCTTTTACCCTGTggttcttttccattttatttacaaTTAATTTAAAGCAACCAGTTGTTGAGAAACGTATgatttggaataaaaatatttccatttcagattgaagaagaaaacagaaactatGCAACTCTAATAAGTGAATTAGAGAATATTAAATACAAAGGTAAGACACTTGTGTTGGTCAAAACacaacatatatttattttgagcAGTGTTATGACTAACTTCTGCAGCCGTGCTTGTTCCAAGCAATATTTCCCATGGTTTTCCAGGGCAAACAGCACAGATGGAGCCTCTGCCACTGAGTTCTCTAATCCCACCTAAGGAAGACCTTGGAAGGTACTATCGGTACGAGGGCTCCCTCACCACTCCCGACTGCTATGAGGGTGTCATCTGGACAATCTTTGAGAAGCCAATTGAACTCAGTCTTTCTCAGGTGAGTCGCAGAGGGGCAGTGCATATAGGTCTGCTTACAGTCATTTTGCCCCTTCAGCTGCCTGCTCAATCCCACAACTTAAAACAATTTATTAGTTGCTCCACTGCTTTGCTCCTATCACACACCCACTTGCTTGGCATTAGCCTAAACATAGTCCCTAGTGCCAGTTTTTTGGCACTATTAAATTGTCTATCAAAAAATGgcaggaaaggggaaggaaggggaaatgacgatgtggaaagaaagccaaaacccctccacaggtGAACACCTAGGCCTTCCACTGCAGTCACCTGCTCAGCCACAAGTTTCACTGCATTTCTCCTGCTGTCACAAGTATCAGGATAGCAGAACAGAATACTTCAAAATCCAAACTTTAAGTCTATCACTATCAGCTTTAAGCAGCCCATTTTTGTCCTACGGAGAGGAACATGAGGTTAATCATGACTGCCTCTAAAATACAGATTGTTCAGCTGGCAGAGTGCGTGATTAAAACAATTCCACTGTCCTGGAGTGGACTCTCAGTGCTACCAccagccagcacagcctggcCAAGGGCCAGCGTCTGTATTTCAGTTCCTGAGCTGCGGTCTGCTCACCATCGCTCCAGGCACAGCGCAGTGCTCGGCCCCACGCACGGCAGCACAGCGCAGTGCACCAGAGCGAGCGGCTGCTGCTCGGGGCCGGCTTCTTGCTGAAGCAATCAGAAACCTGAAGCGAGGAAAGAAATCCTAGTCCCCACACTTTGTGTCACAGTGACGTGATGGACAAGGACAGGACCGTGTGCGTCAAGAGGACTGGTGTAACCAGGCCCTCGAGCTGGACAAAGCATTTGGCTCGCGCAGAAAGGAAGTCCTCGTGATGCGCAAGGCTAACAGAAGTCATCTGCTGGTGACCTCTGGCAGTAGCCTCCATCACGCTGTTTCCTGTGAGGTTTAATGCATCCATACAGTTGAAAACAATGCCACTGAGTAAGGCACTGCAGATTTATATCACAATTTCCAGTGTTCCACGGAAAAAGGTTTTAACGAACTGTTTTTTATTTCGATGCCTGCAGATAACTCAGTTTTCAACAGTCCACTTTGATGGGAAGAACTCAACCCCCATGGCTGAAAATTTCCGTCCTGCTCAGTTTCTGAATGAACGAGAGGTGTACTGGTCCAGTGCCAGCATCCTCCTGCCTACTGCTAAGCTTTTGCTGTTGCTCCTGATGCTCACGTACATCCTGACTTCTCTTTGCCAATGAACACTTCTCACCTCATTCAAGGTTCTGGCctttttggagggttttttattgttgttgctgttgttggttCTTTGTACCAAGTAGTCTCTCTAACTGCCAGCTCATGAATCATATCTCAGTACAGGATTTCACCTTGCCCTCCACCAGACACTGACCTAGGACTTCTCTTGGCACTCCTATAAAAATTGAAACCCATTGCACTAAATCACAAGAATTCAAAAGAACGGTAAGATAAAGCTACAAAGattcaaattaaaacaaacacatacacacaacacacttaaagaaaacattaagatGGTTTATCTGCAAGCCTGTAGTTTTAACACAGCACTGGAAGGACAGTCTACAAGCTATACAGAGGACCTTGAAGAGGAATTTGCTCTTAAGTGCCTATGAAGAGTTTTGTTTGCAGTATGTTTACATTCAACACTGTAAATCAGAAAGACAGTAACACGTGGAGTCATTATCATCCCTGCGTTGTCCTACACGAAAGtacaagacaaagaaaaattgctCACACGCAATTGAGAAATATCTGGGTGGTCCTAGCGAGTGAAGGATGTGTGACATCTGTACTAACACTATTTTACCCCTTCTTGCTTCAGAATGTCCACAGTTAATTTTTCAGTAAGGAAGCTGGATTCCTTTCATCTAACCTACTGATTCTGGACTTCAGGTTTCTCTATTAAGCCTATTTATTCATCCTAGTATGGAATCCTGCTCTGGGATGCCCAGGGATATGATGTgctagaaagaagaagggaaactCAACCACATGTACCCTTTGCACATCTGTGGAAATTCCCTCTCTTTGGAGGGCTGCGTTTGAAGCATGAGACTTTGACGATCCTTTACAGTTTTCATTTGCCTAATAAAATGGGACAGTTCAAGAAATGGCTCTTTCCAGTATCACATTTCAGAAGTTTTTAAATGTCGGTTTgaatgtatcttttttttttaatcataacaTACCTGCAATATTCCCGTATGATGAAGATTCACAGTTTGTCTAAGAAGATTGTGATTTGAACTTCAAATTCTTCAGATCTTACCCTATTTACTCACAGAAAAGCTCAGTATATTGGGAAATGGGATTTGCTTATATTATTCCAGTTCTCTCTCTGAAGACAGACATAACAGTTTTCTCTGGCTATTGCCATGTAACATGTTACAACTACTTTTAGAATTTTAGATTTTGGCCACACCAAAATAGGATTTCGTATTAGCAGGTTGTATTTTGTTCTCTAGGGCAATATTCGCAGAGGTGCCTTTATGCTACAGCTCTACGGCCATTTTCAGGAAAATCACATCAGTGAGACTAACCACAGctcaccaaaggaaaaaaagcagggtGAGAACTTATTTTTGGATTTAACCATCAATTATATAAGCTTCAGAAAAccacaaaggaaagcaaattcACCTTTTGAAGTTTAGAGGGATGATTAAGACTTTGACTGTATTTTTAGCTAACCGAAAAACTTTTGAGGAACGGACATAAATATTAAAGTTGAACAGAGACCTATAGTTTCATTGCCTTGAGTTTTTGTTTCTTCCGTCCTTGCTGAAGGTGAATCCACACAACACTCATTCAGAAAACGAATGCGACTCTTTTCCCCACTTTCTTCACAACGTTCAGGGTTGGGTTTGCATTTGCTGGGGGGGAGGGATTCGCAGCACGTTGGGATGTTTCTGGTGTCAGGAGGCTCTGGGGATTCTGCCTCACATGGGTCATATGGGATGATCTGTGTTTGAAGGAGGACCTGAGTTACtatgaaatatattaaaacataactaagaggaggaaacaaacaaaatcttctGAGAAGATGGCTAGTCCTCTATAAGTACTCTTCCGCACAAGCCTTGGCATGAATAAAATCTGAATAGACAAGTATGACCATTTTTACTGGGTGAATCTGAATGTTATGCTGATGAGGGAAAGGCAAATGCTACAATCTGCTTGTGCCAACGATTTAGCTCAATTTGTTCTTTGTCAGAGGCACCTCTTGCAACCAGGCAGACACATTCTGTTCTTGTGCAGGACGTGACAATTACAGAACTAGTATCAATGCAGCAAATCAACACAAATCGACAGCAAAAGCCATTCAATTTAAAAACTGGTAAAAGACAGGAAGGCTCGAAGTGGaacatttggttttcttttgtaaagGTAGTTATGGAAAAGTAATCTGCTGTTCCACAGGTAGCTTCAGGCACTGATTTTCAAGAATTTTGTCTATGCTACATTTGGCATGAGACTTCTTGTATTGCAAAGACGCTAGGAAGCGACGGTAACTCCTGAAGAACTAATAGCCAAGCTGTGACAATACAGGAAAGGGTGGAGGAAGGAACAGGGATATTTAGAAAGACCCAGAAAGAACAGTGTTTTCCTATGTACAGAAAAGTTAACACAGAACTTTGCTAACACATTTCACATATGTTGGAGCCAGAGTTGAAGACTCTGTCCTACAGCAGCAGGTTGTGTTTGGTTTAGGGCACATGGCTCTCACGGTACAGTCCATTCACCATGAGGCTGAGCAGCATCTGGGGGCTCACCAGACTTCAGCAGGTCCTTCCCATTTCTACAAATATACCAAGCTGAGATTACACGGTGTTGTATAACGCATCCAAAGAGCAATCCTTTCCCAGTTCTGGGTCAGACCTCGGTTTGGGTGCCGGCCTTCAGAGGTCcgagagctgcaggagcagatcTGCCATGTGAACACAGGCCCAACTCCAGTCCTGCCGCAATCGTCTGACAATCACCAGGGGAACAGGGAGGGATGACAGAAGGGTCaggcacacaaaaaaaataataaaatatgttttcagcaaaacattttctcaggaagcagaaagagaCAAGGAAATGTAACCATTACTCACAAGAAATGTATTTACATTATCCACAAAGAATTTCAACAAACTTGCCAGCTTCATTGTATGGTCAGCTCCTCCTTCTGACAAACTCGAGCTCAAAATATACTTTTCCTCtgcacagaattatttttccatgactccttggagaaaaggataaagctttttgctttttctttatctcCTTTGCCCATCCAGAGGTGGATTTCATAGGGAAGACAGCATTTGCTGGCACAGCCAGCAGCCTCCCCATTAAACAGATGTCACCTTGGGAATCATCATAAACATTTCTCTATCCACCTGCAGTCACAGAAAGGATACGGAGAAGTCTACCTAGCTTCCCAGGTTGGTTTTGAAGTTTAATAAACGTGTTAGTACCAGGTGTAACTTCAGCCATCCCCGATCCAGCAACGGGGAGGCCCATTCCCTACACTGCCCCTTGCAAAAGAGATCACATTGCACCACAAAAACAATTATGCTTGAAGACACGCAGCTCCTTTCAGCAAAGTTAAAAGCGGACTGGGTGATTTTCTTCCACTACACACTGCAAATGACATAAGACCTAGAGATGTTTCAATGAGAGAGAAACAAATGTCATGGTAGCTCTGTGCAGCCAGAGGTGGCTATGGGAAGTGTATCATATAGGAGACAAACCATatacaaattattaaaaaaaaaaaaaaaaggggaatgtAAGATTTACTTATACATTAATGTATATCTGTAGAAAAGCCAACAAAACTCCAGCTGAGATGCACCGAGAAAAATACACATGAGGAAACCGAGGCGGGAgcctcctgccaccctgcccaGTGCTCCCCACAGACACGGGGTGGCATGGCCCACCACAATCCGCTTCTTCTACAAAAAGCACCTAAAACCCACCTCAGTCATAAACGTGACTCTCACTTGCCGCTTAAAAAGCTTTACAAAAGCATCTGTTTCCACATGAGGCGATGCACCCACCAGGAAGAAGCCAAGGCAGCCGGGATGCCCATCTGAGGCGTCCTGTACCCCGGGGCTGTGCTCAGTCTTTGTGTCCATTGTTTTTCCTggtgttttttccccatttgaaATCTCTTTTACAGACAGGAGGGACTCACGGCTTCGCTGTTCCCGGGCTGTGGGAAGCGGCAGCGTGGCCGGGCTGGGGCCCCTCTGAGGTGGCCATGGCGGGagaggcagctgcagcaccCGCCATTGCCAAAGCCGGGTTCAAACAGCAGGTGGAACAGCCCTGCTGCTTAAAAACtgatctgaaaggaaaaaaggaagggggaaaaaaaaagaaaaacaaaagggagaaaggaTAAAAGGGCCCTCTCGGCGTGGCAGGGGTGGCAAGCAAGGGTTGCGTACCCACAGACCTCACCTGCTCTGGCCGCCATGTTCTGAGGGCGCGTTCTGCCAGGCTGAGGGAGCACAACAAGCTGGGTGATCTCCTCGCTGCCGGTGTCTCCTGGGGGAGATAAAACAGCCCT is a window of Columba livia isolate bColLiv1 breed racing homer chromosome 20, bColLiv1.pat.W.v2, whole genome shotgun sequence DNA encoding:
- the CA4 gene encoding carbonic anhydrase 4, producing the protein MELLFLVLFALHILKTEALVVSHWCYQSQKDEDPHCQDPRKWYQTYATCKGKKQSPINIVTKNVVLDKSLNPLSFEGYDVKGSSAWDIENNGHTVKVTLDTSPKIGGGGLGRKYKAIEFHLHWGVRVEQQYLPGSEHSIDGEKQAMELHIVHIREDASGIEEAKKYANGVAVLAFFIKIEEENRNYATLISELENIKYKGQTAQMEPLPLSSLIPPKEDLGRYYRYEGSLTTPDCYEGVIWTIFEKPIELSLSQITQFSTVHFDGKNSTPMAENFRPAQFLNEREVYWSSASILLPTAKLLLLLLMLTYILTSLCQ